The following proteins come from a genomic window of Dromaius novaehollandiae isolate bDroNov1 chromosome 19, bDroNov1.hap1, whole genome shotgun sequence:
- the POLR2J gene encoding DNA-directed RNA polymerase II subunit RPB11-a yields MNAPPAFESFLLFEGEKKITINKDTKVPNACLFTINKEDHTLGNIIKSQLLKDPQVLFAGYKVPHPLEHKIIIRVQTTPDYSPQEAFTNAITDLISELSLLEERFRVAIKDKQEGIE; encoded by the exons ATGAACGCGCCTCCGGCCTTCGAGTCCTTCCTGCTCTTCGAGGGCGAGAAGAa GATCACCATCAACAAGGACACGAAGGTGCCCAACGCCTGTCTCTTCACCATCAACAAGGAGGACCACACGCTGGGCAACATCATCAAATC GCAGTTACTGAAAGACCCGCAGGTGTTATTTGCAGGCTACAAAGTGCCGCACCCGCTGGAACACAAAATCATCATCCGTGTTCAGACCACACCTGACTACAGCCCCCAGGAAGCTTTCACCAATGCCATCACAGATTTGATCAGTGAACTCTCCCTCCTGGAGGAGAGGTTCAGG gttGCCATCAAAGACAAACAAGAAGGAATCGAATAA